A portion of the Bdellovibrio bacteriovorus genome contains these proteins:
- the tsaB gene encoding tRNA (adenosine(37)-N6)-threonylcarbamoyltransferase complex dimerization subunit type 1 TsaB, protein MKVLALETSTLVGGAALIIDGKVVAEETSLRQKTHSENINPFVDFCLAKAGLTLEDIDLFAIGQGPGSFTGIRVAANAGKTFSYSYNKPLVTIDSLMLMAAQAKPQSKKVVSMINAYKNMVYIGIFDVSGEEPTYLKGPEAIPVRNLKDYIQEDCVVVGDGWDAYQEYFPDELRQKLHRQTDLPDHPLAKTLGLMAEARGLKGLTLDWKSFIPLYIRASEAEETKKGILISPLK, encoded by the coding sequence ATGAAGGTTCTTGCATTAGAAACAAGTACGCTTGTTGGGGGCGCAGCCCTCATTATTGATGGAAAAGTTGTCGCAGAAGAAACTTCTTTGCGACAAAAAACTCATAGCGAGAACATCAATCCGTTTGTCGACTTTTGTCTAGCCAAAGCCGGATTGACCCTTGAAGACATTGATCTTTTTGCCATAGGCCAAGGTCCAGGCAGTTTTACGGGAATTCGCGTTGCCGCTAATGCCGGAAAAACTTTTTCTTACAGCTATAACAAACCTTTAGTCACCATTGATTCGCTGATGCTGATGGCGGCTCAAGCCAAGCCTCAGTCCAAAAAAGTTGTAAGCATGATCAATGCTTACAAGAATATGGTGTACATCGGAATCTTTGACGTCAGCGGTGAAGAACCGACGTATTTGAAGGGTCCTGAAGCCATTCCCGTTCGCAATTTGAAGGACTATATCCAAGAAGATTGCGTCGTTGTTGGCGATGGTTGGGACGCTTATCAAGAGTATTTTCCCGATGAACTTCGTCAAAAATTGCATCGCCAAACCGATCTGCCCGATCATCCCTTGGCAAAAACTTTGGGTCTGATGGCGGAAGCCCGTGGCCTTAAGGGACTAACTTTAGACTGGAAATCGTTTATTCCCCTTTATATTCGCGCATCTGAAGCCGAAGAGACAAAAAAAGGAATTTTAATCTCTCCGCTGAAGTAA
- a CDS encoding P-loop NTPase codes for MERDLHKMYLDSIEKQSTSASAAGVPKLWVVGSGKGGVGKTFVSSSLGITLSKLGHSVVILDLDLSGANIHTSLGLNPSHMNIRHFFEGVKSLQELVIPTHMPRMSYIQGFWDSWTPTDFSFSQIHTLLPEIKKLRADYVIVDLGAGALEAHLELFKAADEKFLVTTPEPTSLEKTYRFIEAFVCHSLKENATPDAFGQMISTLRNHRQRTLEKPFSFRSYLKEQTGLNYDFFEALSSRPVRLIMNSARSQTNIDLGHSVKSVCNKYYDLSIDYAGAIEYDNAVWQSVRAREHVLEAQPFTALAGQFLGTCKQLIDPEELRAVV; via the coding sequence ATGGAACGCGATCTTCACAAAATGTATCTAGATTCAATCGAGAAACAATCAACCTCAGCAAGCGCTGCAGGTGTCCCAAAATTGTGGGTGGTCGGCTCTGGTAAAGGTGGCGTTGGTAAAACGTTCGTGTCTTCCTCGCTTGGTATTACACTTTCTAAGCTAGGTCACTCGGTGGTAATTCTTGATTTAGATTTAAGCGGTGCCAACATTCATACTTCGTTGGGGTTGAATCCTTCACATATGAACATTCGCCATTTCTTTGAAGGCGTTAAATCTCTTCAAGAACTTGTCATCCCGACCCACATGCCACGCATGTCCTATATCCAAGGCTTCTGGGATTCTTGGACACCGACTGATTTCTCGTTTTCGCAAATTCATACTCTTCTGCCGGAAATCAAAAAATTGCGCGCTGACTATGTCATCGTCGATTTAGGGGCCGGCGCTTTGGAAGCACACTTGGAACTTTTTAAAGCCGCGGACGAAAAATTCCTAGTTACTACTCCAGAACCGACAAGCTTAGAAAAAACTTATCGCTTTATCGAAGCTTTCGTTTGTCATTCACTCAAAGAAAATGCGACTCCGGATGCCTTTGGACAAATGATTTCCACTTTAAGAAATCACCGTCAAAGAACTTTGGAAAAGCCTTTTTCATTCCGCTCGTACCTCAAAGAGCAAACGGGCTTGAACTATGACTTCTTTGAAGCTCTTTCAAGCCGCCCCGTTCGTTTGATCATGAACTCGGCTCGCAGCCAAACCAACATTGACTTGGGTCATTCGGTAAAGAGCGTCTGCAATAAGTACTACGACCTTAGTATTGATTATGCTGGCGCCATCGAATACGACAATGCGGTGTGGCAGTCAGTGCGTGCGAGAGAACACGTCTTAGAAGCCCAACCGTTCACGGCTCTTGCGGGACAATTTTTAGGAACATGCAAACAACTTATTGATCCTGAAGAGCTTCGCGCCGTAGTATAG
- a CDS encoding helix-turn-helix domain-containing protein has translation MQATSRYNYYEVLELAANAPQHEVTTAYERARVTYSGENPAIYTIFSEHEARELLSVIEEAYQVLGNKILRNIYDQRLLSGRASLNDLTYASIVEASKQAFPEPKPEKTAAAPYKKDEAFEKEMASREDWNGEWLKKVREYKQISTQRMSEITKVNSYYVTAIENMNPENLPAIVFVRGYVVQIAKALGLNDKIVADSYMKNFKNGLEKR, from the coding sequence ATGCAAGCGACGTCTCGATATAACTATTACGAAGTCCTGGAATTAGCTGCCAATGCTCCTCAACATGAGGTGACGACAGCCTATGAGCGCGCGCGTGTCACTTATTCTGGCGAAAATCCGGCGATCTATACTATTTTCTCTGAACACGAAGCCCGCGAGCTTTTAAGTGTGATCGAAGAAGCCTATCAAGTTCTTGGAAATAAAATTCTGCGTAATATTTATGATCAACGTTTGTTAAGTGGTCGTGCTTCATTGAATGACCTGACTTACGCTTCTATCGTCGAAGCAAGCAAACAAGCTTTTCCCGAACCTAAGCCTGAAAAAACCGCAGCCGCACCTTACAAGAAAGATGAAGCCTTTGAAAAAGAAATGGCCTCTCGTGAAGATTGGAACGGCGAATGGCTTAAGAAAGTTCGCGAATACAAACAAATCTCTACCCAACGCATGAGTGAAATTACGAAAGTAAATTCTTATTACGTAACTGCTATCGAGAATATGAATCCCGAAAATCTTCCGGCGATTGTTTTCGTTCGTGGATATGTTGTACAGATTGCCAAGGCCCTAGGACTTAACGATAAAATCGTCGCTGATTCCTATATGAAAAACTTCAAGAACGGTCTTGAAAAACGCTAA
- a CDS encoding RluA family pseudouridine synthase, whose protein sequence is MKNANSSEKLIFTASEDMHGLRLDKALSLRQEIGTRSRAGHLIDSSLVTVNGKSAKSSLALKAGDRVEVAMPAPTPTELQPYDLKLDVLFEDQDLIVINKPAGLVVHPAAGHAHDTLVNALISHTDDLSMKFGEERPGIVHRLDKETSGVIVIAKNDSTHEALTAQFKERSTHRVYFAVCIGTARNFSGVFKSFLARHPIDRKRYASVPGPDRKPLQDKDHPPEIGKWAVTHYEVLNRKSGLSYLKLKLETGRTHQIRVHLSENGLSIAGDTLYGADKKIRSIEAKAVQEDVKKLPRFLLHAAELGFTHPRTQERMSFQQDWPEDIQALLKKWGLR, encoded by the coding sequence TTGAAAAACGCTAACTCCTCCGAAAAATTGATATTTACTGCCAGCGAAGATATGCATGGTCTTCGCCTGGATAAAGCTTTGTCCTTGCGCCAAGAAATCGGAACAAGATCCCGCGCCGGACATCTTATTGACTCTTCACTAGTCACCGTTAATGGCAAGTCAGCTAAATCTTCCCTGGCTTTAAAAGCTGGCGACCGAGTGGAGGTCGCAATGCCTGCCCCTACTCCGACTGAGCTTCAACCTTATGATCTTAAATTAGATGTTTTGTTTGAAGATCAAGATTTGATCGTCATCAATAAGCCTGCGGGTCTTGTGGTTCATCCGGCAGCCGGGCATGCCCATGATACTCTAGTTAATGCGTTGATATCTCATACCGATGATCTTTCGATGAAATTTGGTGAGGAACGTCCGGGCATCGTGCATCGTCTAGATAAAGAAACCAGCGGCGTCATTGTCATTGCAAAAAATGACTCCACTCACGAAGCATTAACCGCCCAATTTAAAGAGCGCAGTACTCACCGCGTTTATTTTGCTGTCTGCATCGGAACAGCTCGAAATTTCAGCGGCGTCTTTAAAAGTTTTTTAGCTCGCCACCCCATTGATAGAAAAAGATACGCGTCTGTTCCGGGCCCTGATCGCAAACCCCTTCAAGATAAAGATCACCCGCCAGAGATTGGAAAATGGGCCGTCACTCATTATGAAGTGCTTAATCGCAAAAGTGGTTTAAGTTACTTAAAACTTAAATTAGAAACCGGAAGGACCCACCAAATACGAGTGCATTTGTCAGAAAACGGTCTTTCGATTGCCGGCGACACTTTGTACGGGGCTGATAAAAAAATTCGTTCTATCGAAGCTAAGGCCGTCCAAGAAGATGTCAAAAAACTTCCTCGCTTTCTACTTCACGCCGCAGAATTGGGGTTTACTCATCCCCGCACACAAGAGAGAATGTCTTTCCAACAGGACTGGCCTGAAGATATTCAAGCTTTATTGAAAAAATGGGGATTGCGGTGA
- the pgeF gene encoding peptidoglycan editing factor PgeF, with protein MNLTETAWGYELKTEEITILFGAMKAQTADLRKAFPDLKLTRLKQIHSDAILETHPLSPDYEILGDAHWTKAKNLALGVITADCVPVFLFDSKTKIIAGIHAGWRGVASKIIPKTIEKLSAQSSAPQDLQVFIGPHIQKNSFEIGIDVRDQILSSLGPLSPDERHEYFDDISKDKVLLDLHKVVLTQLNQSGVSPENTHSLYIDTVKDSRFHSYRRDKEKAGRQVSFICRTS; from the coding sequence GTGAATTTGACCGAAACAGCTTGGGGCTATGAACTTAAGACCGAAGAAATTACGATTTTGTTTGGAGCGATGAAAGCACAAACGGCGGATTTGCGTAAAGCTTTTCCCGATTTAAAACTGACTCGTCTTAAACAAATTCATAGCGACGCCATTCTAGAAACTCATCCTTTATCTCCGGACTATGAAATTCTAGGGGATGCCCATTGGACTAAAGCAAAAAATCTGGCCTTAGGGGTTATCACCGCCGACTGTGTTCCTGTTTTTTTATTTGATTCAAAAACTAAAATTATCGCTGGCATTCATGCAGGCTGGCGCGGGGTTGCATCAAAAATTATTCCCAAAACAATTGAAAAATTGTCGGCACAATCAAGCGCACCCCAAGACCTGCAAGTTTTTATCGGGCCTCATATCCAAAAAAACAGTTTTGAAATTGGAATTGATGTGCGCGATCAGATTCTTTCAAGTTTAGGACCTTTAAGCCCCGACGAGCGCCATGAATACTTTGATGATATCTCTAAAGACAAAGTTCTTTTGGATCTGCACAAAGTCGTTCTGACCCAATTAAATCAATCCGGAGTTTCACCGGAAAACACACACAGCCTTTATATCGACACGGTAAAAGATTCGCGATTTCATTCATATCGCCGTGACAAGGAAAAAGCCGGCCGCCAAGTCAGCTTCATTTGCCGCACATCATGA
- a CDS encoding DNA-3-methyladenine glycosylase, translated as MILPQEFYFQDTKTVAKALLGKILHLKIGDHEQKARIVETEAYLGVDDPACHTFGGKNTSRVQSMYLDGGHSYVYLIYGMYHCLNVVTRTTEFPEAVLIRGVQPLEAIPHLMKKKDYKTNGPGKLCKYYGITKDHDGLRLWKKNSDLFIGEDEHEVKKSMIVSSPRIGVDYAGEAANWPLRYHLKNNLFVSRP; from the coding sequence ATGATCCTGCCTCAAGAATTTTATTTTCAAGACACCAAGACAGTCGCCAAAGCCCTGCTGGGAAAAATCTTGCACCTCAAGATCGGTGATCACGAACAGAAAGCTCGCATCGTTGAAACCGAAGCCTATCTGGGAGTCGACGATCCTGCCTGTCACACCTTTGGCGGTAAAAACACCTCAAGGGTCCAATCCATGTATTTAGATGGCGGCCATTCCTATGTTTACCTTATTTATGGCATGTACCATTGTCTGAATGTGGTCACCCGCACCACTGAATTTCCTGAAGCTGTTCTAATCCGAGGGGTTCAGCCCCTCGAGGCCATTCCTCATTTAATGAAGAAGAAAGACTATAAGACCAATGGCCCGGGAAAACTTTGTAAATACTATGGCATTACTAAGGACCATGATGGTCTTCGTCTGTGGAAGAAAAACTCTGATTTGTTTATTGGCGAAGATGAACATGAAGTGAAAAAAAGTATGATCGTTTCTTCACCCCGTATAGGCGTGGATTACGCTGGGGAAGCGGCGAACTGGCCATTACGTTATCATTTAAAAAATAATTTATTCGTATCTCGTCCTTAG
- the trhA gene encoding PAQR family membrane homeostasis protein TrhA, producing the protein MKDRIPRNLAAIRIEEGERLNTFTHAVAALFAILGSFMLLYLAASKQDTWRLFSFSIYAFTTVGLYLISTLYHAAPYSKKHFYRKLDYIGIYLKIAGNYTPYAILALRGNVGWMVLGVVWTLAIVGIMWEIYSPHKKRHLSFFIYGAMSVTVLPALKNLMDALPPLGFAMVLAGYASYAIGCYFFFNDERIKHGHGMWHVCVMAGTLFQFLCVLFYLT; encoded by the coding sequence ATGAAAGATCGAATTCCTCGGAATCTGGCCGCTATTAGAATTGAAGAGGGTGAGCGCCTAAACACGTTCACACACGCGGTGGCCGCGCTCTTTGCAATTCTAGGTTCTTTCATGCTTTTATATCTGGCAGCTTCAAAGCAAGATACCTGGAGATTATTTTCTTTTAGCATCTATGCTTTCACGACAGTCGGTCTTTATCTCATCTCGACTCTTTATCATGCGGCTCCTTATTCAAAAAAACATTTTTATCGCAAGTTAGATTACATCGGAATTTATCTAAAAATTGCCGGAAACTACACACCTTACGCGATTTTAGCTTTACGTGGAAATGTCGGTTGGATGGTTTTGGGAGTGGTGTGGACTTTAGCTATCGTCGGAATCATGTGGGAGATTTATTCTCCTCATAAAAAACGCCATCTTTCATTTTTTATTTACGGCGCCATGAGTGTAACCGTCTTGCCAGCACTTAAAAACCTGATGGATGCATTGCCACCTCTTGGATTTGCCATGGTGCTTGCGGGTTATGCGTCTTATGCGATCGGCTGTTATTTCTTTTTTAATGATGAGCGTATTAAACATGGTCACGGCATGTGGCACGTCTGCGTAATGGCGGGAACTTTATTCCAGTTCCTTTGCGTTTTATTCTATCTTACTTAG
- a CDS encoding tail fiber domain-containing protein, with product MLGRLKVPFILTFFSMLLSSCSDINPEVSCIASCNEAKTFEYSQHDGSLNFKGIFMQNSEVHLFEDGVEVPVQSTFGTNTLKIVPIANAPHQLKPSSIYKVLVMNANANGTSTFTLPASTSATTLSGDVTGDISNNSVQRIRGVPISATAPTSGGFLKYDGTSWSSSAISTADITGLSTSLNSLSTNISSKLSLSQFPSSCSANSTLTFSSPTGNFLCTNIAITDSQVTYSSQTARTFLAAPSTANGAPTFRVLTAADLPSGLTSSQWTTTGSNISYITGSVGIGTTNPSATLDVTGASAFAGRINSTPVSPNYTAEISVGFEDANKQGLRIISLGSASSNPFRSIIYGNSNGTPSAGGYIDFDTPTNTMRIRPSGSSGAISIVNSSDVERIRMMPAAPDNGEMMTVVGAIRSYAFNYSSDARYKRNISSVENSLDKLSMIRGVTYDWRQDEFPEKHFSTRRQIGLIAQEVEKQFPEAVSTDEKGYKSVGYATLVAPIIEALKELHSNKVEKVEFDKLKKENEELKARLDRLEKALDKKN from the coding sequence ATGTTAGGACGTTTAAAGGTCCCCTTCATTTTAACTTTCTTTTCAATGCTGCTTTCAAGCTGTTCGGATATCAATCCGGAAGTGTCTTGTATCGCTAGCTGCAATGAAGCAAAGACTTTTGAATATTCTCAGCATGATGGATCTTTGAACTTTAAAGGTATCTTCATGCAGAACTCTGAAGTTCATCTTTTCGAAGACGGCGTGGAAGTTCCAGTACAATCCACGTTCGGCACTAATACTTTAAAAATAGTACCGATCGCAAATGCTCCTCATCAGTTAAAGCCTTCCTCGATATATAAGGTTTTGGTGATGAATGCGAATGCTAACGGCACCTCGACATTTACATTACCGGCAAGCACATCTGCCACTACGCTTTCGGGCGACGTGACCGGAGATATTAGCAACAACAGTGTTCAACGAATTCGCGGTGTCCCTATTTCGGCAACGGCACCAACCTCTGGCGGATTTTTAAAATATGATGGGACATCTTGGAGCAGTTCGGCCATTTCAACCGCCGACATCACCGGACTTTCGACTTCGCTAAACTCATTGTCCACAAATATCTCCTCGAAGTTAAGTCTGTCTCAATTTCCTTCGTCCTGTTCGGCTAATTCGACTTTAACATTTTCTTCGCCAACGGGAAATTTCCTTTGTACAAATATTGCGATCACGGACTCGCAAGTTACTTATTCAAGTCAGACTGCGCGCACCTTTTTGGCGGCACCTTCAACCGCTAACGGAGCTCCAACATTCCGCGTTCTCACTGCTGCTGACCTGCCGTCGGGTCTGACTTCATCACAATGGACAACGACAGGATCAAATATCTCCTATATCACTGGTTCCGTCGGAATTGGCACAACGAATCCTTCGGCCACCTTAGACGTGACAGGCGCGTCTGCATTTGCTGGAAGGATCAATTCCACTCCGGTTTCTCCAAATTATACCGCTGAAATTTCCGTCGGCTTTGAGGATGCGAACAAACAGGGGCTCAGAATAATAAGTTTAGGCTCAGCAAGTTCAAATCCGTTTCGTTCAATTATTTACGGAAATTCCAATGGAACTCCAAGTGCAGGTGGTTATATCGACTTTGATACACCCACGAACACCATGCGTATCCGCCCCTCTGGAAGTTCGGGTGCCATCTCCATCGTCAACAGTTCCGATGTTGAACGCATTCGCATGATGCCAGCAGCTCCGGACAATGGAGAAATGATGACCGTGGTAGGCGCCATACGTTCCTACGCCTTTAACTACTCATCAGATGCGCGCTATAAAAGAAATATTTCTTCTGTGGAAAACTCTCTGGATAAGCTTTCGATGATTCGAGGGGTGACTTATGACTGGCGCCAAGACGAATTTCCAGAAAAGCATTTCAGCACTCGTCGACAAATTGGTTTGATCGCGCAAGAGGTAGAGAAGCAATTTCCGGAAGCCGTTTCTACTGATGAAAAAGGATATAAATCTGTGGGCTACGCAACACTGGTTGCTCCCATTATTGAGGCACTTAAGGAACTTCACTCAAATAAAGTCGAAAAAGTCGAGTTCGATAAACTAAAAAAAGAAAATGAAGAGCTCAAAGCTCGTTTAGACCGCTTGGAAAAAGCTTTGGACAAAAAGAATTAA